A single Bacteroidales bacterium DNA region contains:
- a CDS encoding N-6 DNA methylase: MREKTKAELLPEYKEFQIKDDDNVDVKKKKTQGLEKLMKEIEIDDYPFNNKTHWTIRKIIDDNVSRIEKNFRDYINGFSANIEEIIDKFEFAATIGAMDKNDALEPILRQYSNEPFGPKDLTNLEMGYIYEELLRKFSEQSGEEAGEHFTPREVIRLMVELLNIRLNPKDKNKAISIYDPACGTGGMLSVAKEYLLDKATTDKERNLIQTVVELYGQEKQSKNYAICKADMLIKEEDAERITHGNSLVPDEEGFKERGDLHAGKSFDYMLSNPPFGVNWGDYAARVKKLSYTRYKGQFPTVKDGALLFLMSMIEKIKEPKEGGSKIAIIFNGSPLSNGDALSGESEIRKYILENYLLDCIVMLPDQLFYNTGIYTYVWILNNNKPKEKKEKVLIINAREQFSDEPKSMGQKRHRLEVKHRQWIEQQYNEWKQNDFCKIFNYHDFAFHKVQVVFWQTDENDQTMSITEKFATKLNNKNVNDKVAFFGGEAEFEFTVDSKKINFKLTAKDKFETVFANHLKQQFSKETAEIKTADIFKWWQINYETKTECVYTHRHYITDFEYIPFDENIEEFIKREIDKPIIYIDNNPSVGYEILPNKYFFKYVAPPKAEDVLQEFWKLEKQAENIINQLEGKHATV; encoded by the coding sequence ATGCGAGAAAAAACAAAAGCGGAATTGTTACCTGAATACAAAGAATTTCAAATAAAAGACGATGATAATGTTGATGTAAAAAAGAAAAAAACACAAGGACTTGAAAAGTTAATGAAAGAAATTGAAATAGATGATTATCCTTTCAACAATAAAACTCACTGGACTATTCGTAAAATTATTGATGACAACGTAAGCCGAATTGAAAAAAACTTTCGTGATTATATAAATGGATTTTCGGCAAACATTGAGGAAATTATTGATAAGTTTGAATTTGCTGCAACTATCGGAGCAATGGATAAGAACGATGCACTTGAGCCAATTTTACGACAATATTCCAACGAACCATTCGGTCCTAAAGATTTAACTAATCTTGAAATGGGTTATATTTATGAAGAATTGCTTCGTAAATTTTCTGAACAAAGCGGAGAAGAAGCAGGAGAACATTTTACGCCTAGAGAAGTTATTCGTTTAATGGTGGAACTATTGAATATACGGCTTAACCCTAAAGATAAGAATAAAGCAATTAGCATTTATGACCCTGCTTGTGGAACCGGAGGAATGCTTTCGGTTGCCAAAGAATATTTGCTTGACAAAGCTACTACCGATAAAGAGAGAAACCTAATACAAACAGTTGTTGAGCTTTACGGACAGGAAAAGCAATCTAAAAATTACGCAATCTGCAAAGCTGACATGCTTATTAAAGAAGAAGATGCCGAGCGTATTACTCATGGAAATTCATTAGTGCCGGATGAAGAAGGATTTAAAGAACGAGGTGATTTGCACGCAGGAAAAAGTTTTGATTACATGCTCAGCAATCCGCCTTTTGGTGTTAATTGGGGCGATTATGCTGCAAGAGTTAAAAAACTTTCATACACTCGTTATAAAGGACAGTTCCCGACTGTTAAAGACGGTGCATTACTTTTTTTAATGAGTATGATTGAAAAAATAAAAGAGCCGAAAGAAGGAGGCAGCAAAATAGCAATTATATTTAATGGCTCTCCTTTAAGCAATGGCGATGCGTTGAGTGGAGAAAGTGAAATTCGTAAATATATTCTCGAAAATTATTTATTGGATTGTATTGTAATGCTTCCTGACCAATTGTTTTACAATACCGGCATTTATACTTATGTATGGATTCTTAACAATAACAAGCCAAAAGAGAAAAAAGAAAAAGTGCTTATTATAAATGCTCGTGAACAATTTAGCGATGAGCCAAAAAGCATGGGACAAAAGCGACACCGACTTGAAGTGAAGCACCGACAATGGATTGAGCAACAATATAACGAATGGAAACAAAACGATTTTTGCAAAATATTCAATTATCACGATTTTGCTTTTCATAAAGTTCAGGTAGTATTTTGGCAAACCGATGAAAACGACCAAACAATGAGCATTACAGAAAAGTTTGCAACTAAACTTAATAATAAAAATGTAAATGATAAAGTTGCTTTCTTTGGTGGTGAAGCTGAATTTGAATTTACTGTTGATAGTAAAAAAATAAATTTTAAATTAACTGCTAAAGATAAATTTGAAACAGTTTTTGCAAATCACTTAAAGCAACAATTTTCTAAAGAAACAGCAGAAATTAAAACTGCTGATATTTTTAAATGGTGGCAAATAAATTACGAAACAAAAACAGAATGCGTTTACACACACCGCCATTATATTACCGACTTTGAATATATTCCATTTGATGAAAACATTGAAGAATTTATAAAACGTGAAATCGACAAGCCGATTATTTATATTGATAATAATCCAAGCGTAGGTTACGAAATACTTCCGAATAAATATTTCTTTAAATATGTAGCACCGCCAAAAGCAGAAGACGTATTGCAGGAGTTTTGGAAATTGGAAAAACAAGCTGAAAATATCATTAATCAATTAGAAGGAAAACATGCAACAGTATAG
- a CDS encoding restriction endonuclease subunit S, translated as MQQYSTYKPSGIEWLGDVPSHWKIVRIKDLLKDFGGDGFPIEKQGKKEGDFPFLKVSDINGKDDFVSTANNYIDEKELKQNGWKIIPVFSMITAKVGEALKKNHRKINLVDCCIDNNMMGLVIDDNKKLGMKYFFYLSKEIDFDFFEKPGTVPSLNMVLFRHYKIPQPLFNEQTAIASYLDQATANIDKVIATKQQQLEKLERYKKSKIHECVTKGLNPNIKFKDSGIEWIGVIPERWKVERIKDVVELRNIKTSEKSEEKDYIELEDIEQGTGRIIGFRDTTEVSSDVTIFKKGDVLFGKLRPYLAKYWLADRDGKCTGEIISFNCLKIYNAFFKYFIGSPKFIEICTAVSYGAKMPRVDWTRQIAYFYIAFPNIKEQKEIAEYLDNFCTNITNEKNIIEKQITCLQQYRKSLIHECVTGKRKVI; from the coding sequence ATGCAACAGTATAGCACCTATAAGCCAAGTGGAATAGAGTGGCTGGGTGATGTGCCAAGCCATTGGAAGATTGTGAGAATTAAAGACCTGCTAAAAGATTTTGGAGGTGATGGTTTTCCTATTGAAAAACAAGGTAAAAAGGAAGGTGATTTTCCATTTTTAAAAGTTAGTGATATTAATGGTAAGGATGATTTTGTTTCTACTGCAAATAATTATATTGATGAAAAAGAATTGAAGCAAAATGGCTGGAAAATAATCCCTGTTTTTTCAATGATAACAGCTAAAGTTGGAGAGGCACTAAAGAAAAATCATAGAAAAATAAATTTAGTTGATTGTTGCATTGATAACAATATGATGGGCTTGGTAATTGATGATAATAAGAAATTAGGAATGAAATATTTTTTCTACTTATCAAAGGAAATTGATTTTGATTTTTTTGAAAAACCAGGAACAGTACCTTCGTTAAATATGGTTTTGTTTAGGCATTATAAGATTCCGCAACCACTTTTCAATGAGCAAACCGCCATTGCTTCATATTTAGACCAAGCCACAGCTAATATTGACAAAGTAATTGCTACAAAACAACAACAATTAGAAAAATTAGAACGATATAAAAAAAGCAAAATACACGAATGCGTTACAAAAGGTTTAAATCCGAATATTAAATTTAAAGATAGCGGTATTGAATGGATTGGAGTGATACCGGAACGTTGGAAGGTTGAAAGAATCAAAGATGTTGTTGAATTGAGAAACATAAAAACATCCGAAAAATCTGAAGAAAAAGATTACATTGAATTGGAAGATATAGAACAAGGCACAGGTAGAATTATTGGATTTAGAGACACAACAGAAGTTTCAAGTGATGTAACAATTTTTAAAAAAGGAGATGTTCTCTTTGGTAAGTTGAGACCTTATCTTGCAAAATATTGGTTAGCTGATAGAGATGGAAAATGCACAGGTGAAATTATTTCATTCAACTGTTTGAAAATTTATAATGCCTTTTTTAAATACTTTATTGGTTCGCCTAAATTTATTGAAATCTGCACTGCTGTTTCTTATGGTGCAAAAATGCCAAGAGTTGATTGGACAAGACAGATTGCCTATTTCTACATTGCTTTCCCAAACATAAAAGAACAAAAAGAAATAGCAGAATATTTAGATAATTTTTGCACAAATATTACAAACGAAAAAAACATTATAGAAAAACAGATAACTTGTTTGCAACAATATCGTAAAAGTTTAATTCACGAGTGTGTAACAGGTAAAAGAAAAGTTATATGA
- a CDS encoding DEAD/DEAH box helicase family protein yields MTEEVFHNHICEYLKTNFGYRTLSATDIADKEFFFIENHLTEFIQTTQPETWKILNDEYFGSDTGRQIIKTIKEELQVSPLWLVIRNGISLKGKKIYLYTPRPRSNNSAEQMQCYKSNIFALKKEFYFADNTNEAIDLVLYLNGLPIITTELKHHGETGEASTYEDAIIQYIERRHEISKIFSLPFAHFAADTDEVRVATNPTNEENFQPFNTGLENKENPEIPKEEYPVWHLYGQAFSPEYISDFIEYFLIYVSANAKKQKPAFTIMPRFHQLRSTRNLTSDLLEYAETHDVLGKKYLINHSPGSGKTLTISWMAERLDSLHKATTNEKVIDIVFILTDRKSLDTNVKDDLEKFVHLHRKMVFTSKASEVLQHIKSRTNIIVTTIQKFNYVQKELKEDESLKKLKVAFLIDEAHRSQGGKMGKNVRTTFANESIESEEEQTFEDEAEEIFKQLDISRQVYIAFTATPVDKTLKLFGTPFDIYTEDEAIKEGYILDVSDNIISYKTLYHLNTTWVKPDDKLYPEGIITKLLRDIAYEDESIIEYKSTVIIEHFEKEVKKLLEGKAKVMVVATSRQAGYNYYLALKTIIDRRKLGYKALFAFTDFIDKVSKMPLTEANVNDIKITDETPIEKYFEKDEYRILIVANKFQQGFDEPLLCAMYLDKIVKGINAVQTISRLNRKYQGKNKTTVIDFTNNAKEIFEAFSKYRKGAKVRATEPDPDELQNLYAEIMSYNVFTQDMISQYIETAKERNDSVFAAMSLAFRLQFEKTITDKEERKKYVNLLLKYVKKYNFFAQFIEIPETLVMFAIFADLVAGKLFKLGAVSTLKKSLESVTVEKIALKYIGKKINPNIIKEPREGKHKNIVPPKATIDDVIEEIRRIFKIEEGDEIIIKEIFAETMQNNDLINLIFSNKENTDFLQLIIAKQLRQQIIDNYKKKGMLRKTREPQYKDNGGIFDLLVQNIIRHAIYKTSNN; encoded by the coding sequence ATGACAGAAGAAGTTTTCCATAATCATATTTGCGAATATCTGAAAACAAATTTCGGTTATAGAACTTTGTCTGCAACCGATATTGCTGATAAAGAGTTTTTTTTTATTGAAAATCATTTAACGGAATTTATTCAAACAACACAACCTGAAACATGGAAAATATTGAATGATGAGTATTTTGGAAGTGATACCGGCAGACAAATTATTAAAACAATAAAAGAAGAATTACAGGTTAGTCCGCTTTGGTTGGTTATTAGAAATGGAATAAGTTTAAAAGGTAAAAAGATTTATTTATACACACCACGTCCAAGAAGCAATAACAGTGCGGAACAAATGCAATGTTATAAATCAAATATTTTTGCTTTAAAAAAAGAATTTTATTTTGCCGATAATACAAACGAAGCAATTGATTTGGTTTTATACCTTAACGGATTGCCAATTATAACAACAGAATTAAAACATCATGGCGAAACCGGTGAAGCAAGCACTTATGAAGATGCAATAATTCAATACATAGAAAGGCGACATGAGATTTCAAAAATATTTTCACTTCCGTTTGCTCATTTTGCAGCCGATACAGATGAAGTAAGAGTGGCAACAAATCCGACAAATGAAGAAAATTTTCAGCCATTCAATACAGGATTGGAAAACAAAGAAAACCCCGAAATTCCAAAAGAGGAATATCCTGTTTGGCATTTGTACGGACAGGCATTTTCTCCTGAATACATAAGTGATTTTATAGAATACTTTTTGATTTATGTTTCTGCAAATGCAAAAAAACAAAAACCTGCATTTACAATAATGCCACGATTCCACCAGTTGCGAAGCACAAGAAATTTAACAAGTGATTTGTTGGAATATGCCGAAACACACGATGTTTTAGGTAAAAAATATTTAATCAATCATAGTCCCGGTTCAGGAAAAACTCTTACAATAAGTTGGATGGCTGAACGCCTTGACAGCTTGCATAAAGCTACTACAAATGAAAAAGTAATTGATATTGTTTTTATTCTTACTGACAGAAAAAGTTTAGACACTAATGTAAAAGATGATTTAGAAAAATTTGTTCATTTGCATCGCAAAATGGTATTTACCAGCAAAGCAAGCGAAGTATTACAACATATCAAAAGCAGGACAAATATTATTGTTACAACAATTCAGAAATTCAACTATGTTCAAAAGGAATTGAAAGAAGATGAAAGTTTGAAAAAATTAAAAGTTGCTTTTTTAATTGATGAAGCACATCGGAGCCAAGGAGGGAAAATGGGTAAAAATGTGCGGACTACTTTTGCAAATGAGAGCATTGAAAGCGAAGAAGAACAAACCTTTGAAGACGAAGCAGAAGAAATATTCAAACAACTGGACATTAGTCGTCAGGTTTATATTGCATTTACAGCCACTCCGGTAGATAAAACACTTAAACTTTTTGGAACTCCATTTGATATTTACACCGAAGATGAAGCTATAAAGGAAGGTTATATTTTAGACGTTTCAGACAATATCATTTCATATAAAACACTTTATCATTTAAACACTACTTGGGTAAAACCTGATGATAAACTATATCCCGAAGGAATTATAACAAAGTTGCTTCGTGATATTGCTTACGAAGATGAAAGTATAATTGAATATAAATCAACTGTAATTATTGAGCATTTTGAAAAAGAAGTGAAAAAATTATTAGAAGGCAAAGCAAAAGTAATGGTTGTGGCAACTTCAAGACAAGCCGGATATAATTACTATTTAGCTTTGAAAACAATAATTGATAGAAGAAAACTCGGCTATAAAGCATTATTTGCTTTCACTGATTTTATTGATAAAGTGAGTAAGATGCCTTTAACAGAAGCAAATGTAAATGATATTAAAATAACAGACGAAACACCAATTGAAAAATATTTTGAGAAAGATGAATATAGAATTTTGATTGTTGCAAATAAGTTTCAACAGGGCTTTGATGAGCCCTTGCTGTGTGCAATGTATTTAGATAAAATTGTAAAAGGAATAAATGCTGTACAAACAATTTCGAGATTAAACAGAAAATATCAGGGTAAAAATAAAACAACAGTTATAGATTTTACAAATAATGCAAAAGAAATTTTTGAAGCATTCAGTAAATATCGAAAAGGAGCAAAAGTAAGAGCAACCGAACCTGACCCTGATGAATTGCAAAATCTGTATGCTGAAATAATGAGTTATAATGTTTTTACTCAAGACATGATTTCTCAATATATTGAAACGGCAAAAGAAAGAAACGATTCTGTTTTTGCTGCAATGTCTTTAGCATTTCGTTTGCAATTTGAGAAAACTATAACAGACAAAGAAGAAAGAAAAAAATATGTAAATCTGCTTTTAAAATATGTAAAGAAATATAACTTTTTTGCTCAATTCATTGAAATACCCGAAACACTTGTAATGTTTGCAATTTTTGCTGATTTGGTGGCAGGTAAATTATTTAAGTTGGGTGCAGTAAGCACTTTGAAAAAATCACTTGAGAGTGTAACAGTTGAAAAAATAGCATTAAAATATATCGGAAAAAAAATAAATCCGAATATTATTAAAGAACCCAGAGAGGGAAAGCACAAAAATATTGTTCCGCCTAAAGCAACAATTGATGATGTAATTGAAGAAATTCGCAGGATATTTAAAATAGAAGAAGGAGACGAAATAATAATAAAAGAAATTTTTGCAGAAACAATGCAGAATAATGACTTGATTAATTTAATATTTTCAAATAAGGAGAATACTGATTTTTTACAATTGATAATTGCTAAACAATTACGACAACAAATAATTGATAATTACAAAAAGAAAGGAATGTTGCGTAAAACCCGTGAACCACAATATAAAGATAATGGTGGTATTTTTGATTTATTAGTTCAGAATATTATAAGACATGCGATTTATAAAACAAGCAATAATTAA
- a CDS encoding S8 family serine peptidase: MANPKIYSHLFFKNIVEGVKIYKQPQRYIPPIEESEKDYNPMQTTFKSCLNKFTKKQNERYHKRDIKLNIPIHIDYIEITFFEYFTPDLENKYLLYYGLSPVKYELYNEKVLFAISDTQKFEVFKKEILNFTNTENPNIKTELFKNIIKYIKEFEFLTSEKILTINEKKELTYLNLVDNPDIFQSHIKPIEDNLILFLKQKNISYKYDKFSNSLEVVNTDIETIKFIADNFDIIHKVNSFKAGIIKPSTYNLPGRSIGYEIKIKKEIPIIGIIDTGISPVSSLKQLIINKDNQFDLTGTSALEDNTDHGTSVANLAVLGSAFYLSEEKIFHADAKVLSIKVLDNKHGNISYFEIVRLIKKAYEEHNVKIFVLTICNEKHKKDNEAISEYAYLIDRLTYELDILIFISTGNINDLTEFNNNRSTIVKYPSHFINETANICVPSESMNNITIGAIADNFENNKLNGITPAKELPAIYTRKFNLNYDADMLTSTQKNNKLFKPDVVHYGGDCDDNLYVDKEPALTVLSSKSNLSFVKNIGTSYSAPLVANIAAKILYKYPKLNMQTIKALIINSAQRPWGSFVKPDVFKSLSDNTLRHLIGNGLPDTFKCLNSTDNEVTLILEDEIQPETIKAYSLKIPDYLNKIITKRSILEVSATLSFKFLPVKNSHLTYCPIHITFGFFRNLPLDSINGSKLAETKFCTSWAEDYYFKGKLLSNTQKISFSITPNSLINENNQIKIAINSKFHKLLNSIQLSEYKNKTNKFSMIINIKEKPINNILSGRLYNELSAINTVEVIGTIEQEIELENSI, translated from the coding sequence TATTCATATAGATTATATTGAAATTACATTTTTTGAATATTTTACTCCTGATTTAGAAAACAAATATTTACTTTATTATGGTTTAAGTCCCGTAAAATATGAGCTTTACAACGAAAAAGTGTTATTTGCAATATCGGATACTCAAAAATTTGAAGTTTTTAAAAAAGAGATTTTAAATTTTACAAATACAGAAAATCCAAATATTAAAACCGAATTATTTAAAAATATTATTAAATACATTAAGGAATTTGAATTTCTAACGTCAGAAAAAATCTTAACTATTAATGAAAAAAAAGAATTAACATATTTGAACTTAGTTGATAATCCTGACATTTTTCAATCACATATTAAACCAATTGAAGACAATTTAATTCTATTTTTAAAGCAAAAAAATATTTCATATAAATACGACAAGTTTAGTAATTCTCTTGAGGTTGTTAATACTGATATAGAAACAATCAAGTTTATTGCAGATAATTTTGATATTATTCATAAAGTAAATTCATTTAAAGCAGGGATAATTAAACCGAGTACTTATAATCTGCCAGGTAGAAGTATTGGATATGAAATAAAAATAAAAAAAGAAATTCCAATCATTGGAATAATTGATACTGGTATTAGTCCTGTTTCTTCTTTAAAGCAATTAATTATAAATAAAGATAATCAATTTGATTTAACTGGTACAAGCGCTTTAGAAGATAACACGGATCATGGAACATCTGTTGCGAATCTTGCTGTTTTGGGTTCGGCTTTTTATTTAAGTGAAGAAAAAATATTTCATGCTGACGCAAAGGTTCTTTCTATAAAAGTTTTAGATAACAAGCATGGAAATATTTCGTATTTTGAAATAGTTCGTTTAATAAAAAAAGCATACGAAGAACACAATGTTAAAATTTTTGTTTTAACAATATGCAACGAAAAACACAAGAAAGACAATGAAGCTATTTCGGAATACGCTTATTTGATTGACAGATTAACTTATGAGTTAGATATATTAATTTTTATTTCTACAGGTAATATTAATGATTTGACAGAGTTTAATAATAACCGTTCTACTATTGTTAAATACCCAAGCCATTTTATTAACGAGACAGCTAATATTTGCGTTCCATCTGAATCAATGAATAATATAACAATTGGTGCTATTGCTGATAACTTTGAAAATAATAAACTTAATGGGATAACACCAGCAAAAGAATTGCCTGCTATATATACACGAAAATTTAACTTGAATTATGATGCTGATATGCTTACTTCAACTCAAAAAAACAACAAGCTTTTTAAACCAGATGTTGTTCATTATGGTGGGGATTGTGATGATAACTTATATGTAGATAAAGAACCTGCTTTGACAGTGTTATCTTCAAAAAGTAATTTGAGTTTTGTTAAAAATATTGGAACAAGTTATTCTGCTCCGTTAGTAGCTAATATAGCTGCTAAAATTTTATATAAATACCCAAAGTTAAACATGCAAACTATTAAAGCATTAATAATTAATTCTGCACAAAGACCATGGGGAAGCTTTGTAAAACCTGATGTTTTTAAAAGTTTATCGGACAACACGTTACGTCATCTTATAGGTAACGGTTTACCTGATACCTTTAAATGTTTAAACTCTACGGATAACGAGGTTACATTAATACTTGAGGACGAAATACAACCTGAAACTATCAAAGCATATTCACTAAAAATCCCAGATTATCTGAATAAAATTATAACAAAAAGGTCAATTTTAGAAGTTTCAGCAACATTAAGTTTTAAGTTTCTTCCAGTTAAAAATAGTCATTTGACATATTGCCCAATACATATAACATTTGGTTTTTTTAGGAATTTGCCTTTAGATTCAATAAATGGAAGTAAATTAGCAGAAACAAAATTCTGTACTTCTTGGGCAGAAGATTATTATTTTAAAGGAAAGCTTCTTAGCAATACTCAAAAAATATCTTTTTCAATAACTCCAAATAGTTTAATAAATGAAAATAATCAAATAAAAATTGCTATAAATTCTAAATTCCATAAACTTTTAAATTCAATTCAATTATCAGAATATAAAAATAAAACGAATAAATTTTCTATGATTATAAATATTAAAGAGAAACCCATTAATAACATACTTTCAGGACGTTTGTACAATGAATTATCGGCAATAAATACAGTAGAAGTTATAGGAACAATTGAGCAAGAAATTGAACTTGAAAATAGTATTTAA